The window ATCTCAGGTACCTCTTCTTTAATCATAACCTCGATGCCCTGTTTCAAGGTAACGTCCACCATTCCGCATCCCTGGCATCCTCCACCCAGTTGCACATATACCACGTTATCTTTGATATCTATAAGGGATACATAGCCTCCATGCGCTGCTATGGCAGGGTTAATTCGGGTATCGATCAACTGCTGGATCCTCTGAGCTACAGGTCCTGTAAGATGGGCCGGCAGCTTTTTAGGTGCATCTATTTTGAACCCGCTACTCATGATATTATCGACGTAATCCAGGGTTGCGTTTTCTAAATACTGGGCACTTTGAGGATCAATATAAATATCAAATCCCTCAACGGGTACAACGATATCTTCCGGTTGTTCCTGTCCCTCGACGATAAAAAGCAGACGGTGCTCAACTTTTAAGGGTGATTTGGCCTCAGCAATGACCCGTAGCCCTTTGATAGGCTTTCCGGTCTTTTGCATCAGCTCAAGCACCTTTTCTCTGGCAACTTCGGTAACTGTTATCATAGACACCTCTTTTCTTTTTACAAAATAGGGAATAAGGTTTATAGAAAATTTAAAATAATTAAGAAACGTTCTTATCTTAGTATAAGACCCTATTACCGGTTAGCAACTTATTTCTTTACTTCGGTAAAGCAATTTCTTGATTTGTGGAAAATGAGAAGTATACTGTGCGTAATAATGCAGAAAGAATCCCCTAAGTTTGGGTAAAAAGGAAACAACTTTTTGTCCATAAGGATACCGGAATCTGAAAGATTCCCGAAAAGGTTTCATAAGGGATCATTCTTTGTGTTCTGGTATCTTTGCGGTTCTTTGTTGACCGGGAAGGAGATTTATCCATGGTTTTGAACTCAAAAGTATGGCCTGATTATTTACAATCCTCCGAGGATATTTTTGAGGTTAGAACAAAAGCTCCAGGGCCTCAGGGTATGTTACCCTTTACAGAGGAGATGCTTCGGGGAGAACCCAGCGGTAATTTGTTTGCAGGATCACAGAATGCGGGGATGGGCTGGAACCCTGCCCGGGTATTTGGGAAGGATATGCTGATCTTGAGTACAATGGGGGGCCTTCGGGAGAGGGACGGTACCCCGGTTGCCTTGGGTTATCATACGGGTCATTGGGAACTTGATTTGCTTGTGAGGGAAGCGGCGAATACCCTCAAGGATCTGGGCTACATCCCATTTGCCACCCATTGTACAGATGTCTGTGATGGGCGAACCCAGGGGACTGTGGGGATGATGGATAGCCTGGCTTATCGTAATAGTGCGGCTGAGGTTTTGGGGAGATTGATTCGTTCACTACCCAATCGTAAAGGCCTTATAGGCATCGCAACCTGTGATAAAGGCCTTCCGGCCATGATGATGGCTCTGGCAGCAGCTCGCGATTTACCGGGTATCCTGATTCCGGGCGGAACGACGCTGCCTCCTATAGCAGGTGAAGATGCCGGTAAAGTCCAATCGATAGGGGTTCGGTTCTCTCACGGTGAATTAACGATCCAGGAAGCTGCTCAACTGGCTTGCTCTGCCTGTGCCAGTCCGGGAGGAGGATGTCAGTTCTTAGGGACTGCCGCCACTTCCCAGGTTATAGCTGAAGCTTTAGGCATAGCTTTACCCCACTCTGCCCTTGCTCCCTCAGGTGAACCTGTCTGGTTAAACCTGGCTCGCAGCTCTGCCATGGCACTTCAACAATTGGAGCAGAAAGGCCTGACACTTCGTCACATTCTGACACCTGCTGCTTTTGAAAATGCTATGGCGGTTCACGCTGCCTTTGGAGGTTCTACCAATCTCTTATTGCATCTTCCTGCTATCGCTCACTCGGCAGGTGTTAAAAGACCGACTGTGGCGGATTGGGCCCGGATCAATCGAATCGTTCCCCGGATTGTTGATGTACTCCCTAATGGTCCGACCAACTATAAGACGGTTCAAGTATTCTTGGCAGGGGCCGTTCCCGAAGTCATGCTCCATTTGCGAGATCTGGGAGTTTTGGATTTGGATTGCCTGACCGTTTCCGGTATGACAGTTCGAGATAATCTGCTGTGGTGGGAAGAATCCCCCCGTCGGGCGCGATTCCGTGAAATACTGCGTGAACAAGATGGGGTCAATCCCGATGAGGTCATTATGAGCCCGGCCCGTGCCAAACAACGGGGACTTACCAGCACGGTAGTTTTTCCCCAGGGTAATTTAGCCCCCGAGGGATGCGTAGTTAAGAGTACTGCCATCGACCCCAGTCTTTGTAAAGATGGAGTCTATGACCATATAGGTCCGGCTCGAGTCTTTGTCTCGGAAGATGATGCCATAGCAGCCGTTAAATCCACCGGGCCCGATCGTATTCAACCCGGAGATATTATCGTTCTTATCTGTCGCGGTCCCTTAGGGGCAGGTATGCCTGAGACGGCTCAGATTACCTTTGCCCTGAAATATACCAAAGCCCTCAAAGGGGTCGCATTGATCACAGACGGGCGATTCTCCGGTTTCTCAAGTGGCCCCTGTATCGGACACGTTGGTCCAGAAGCCCTGGCAGGAGGACCTATAGGAAAGGTTCTAGATGGAGATATTCTCCACATTCGAATTGATCGCAACCAACTGAACGGCACGATTAACCTGATCGGAGAAGCCGGCTCTCCAAAGGAATCCTGGAGTGTCGAAAGGGGTCATCGCATCCTCGCCGAACGTGCTCCCCGCAAAGACTTGCGGCCCGATCCGCATTTGCCTCTTGCGGTCAAACTTTTTGCCGAACTCCAATTGTCCGGTGGCGGTACCTGGGGCGGCTGTGTTTATGACGAAGAAGCCATCATTCAAACCTTAAGGGCAGGAAGGGCAGGTCGAGAAGCCAAACAGAAAAAGTAGCCCCCTGAGGTCCTATACCACCCTATAGACCTAACAAATGTAAAATATATGATCGAATACTTGACATTTTATCTAACAAATGTTAAATAAGCCAGACAATATCTTGACATTTCCCCTGTTAGAAGTAGCATAATTTTTGTGAAGGTAGGTAAAGGGCAATATAACGTAAATAGGCCAAACTCCGTGAATCTGGGTTTGGCTGTAGGGAGAAGACTTTAGCCTATGAAAGTACTCCTTGTAGAAGATGATCCCTTGACACGACGGTTGCTGGAGACGGTTATCCGGTCGTGTGGATATGAAGTTACGGCTTGTGCTGATGCTGAAACAGCCTGGGAGATTTATCAACAGGAGGCTCATCCCTTGATTGTCCTGGATTGGGTGCTACCAGGAATGGATGGTTTACAGCTCTGTCGTCGAATGCGACTGCTTCCCCAAGGAAATTGGAGTGTGATTTTGATCATCACGGTGCGGGATCAGGTGGAAGATCTCCGAGAAGTACTTGAAGCCGGTGCGGACGATTATTTATCTAAACCAGTAGATGTCAGGCTTCTAAAGGTGCGACTGGCTATTGCTGAGCGACGAATACGTGATCTCCTGGAACGCAAGCGAGCCGAAGAGGCGATGCGACTGCGAGATCGTGCAATTGCAGCCGCCAGCAGTGGAATTGCCATTACGGATCCAAACCAACCCGATAATCCCGTGATTTATTGTAATCCGGCTCTTGAAAGGATAACCGGCTATACCCAGGCAGAGATCTTGGGGCGTAACCTGCGATTTCTGCAAGGACCCGACACGGACCCGGCGACTATCTCAGAGATTCGAAACGCCCTACGGGAGGAACGGGAATGCTGGGTGGTTTTAAAAAATTACCGTAAGGATGGGTCTCCGTTCTGGAATGAATTGACCATTGCGCCTGTACGGGATGAGAAAGGGCGCCTGACCCATTTTATTGGGGTACAGACGGATATCACCCAACGTAAGCGGGATGAGGAAACGATTCGTCACCTGGCTTATGACGATGCTCTGACCGGTCTACCGAATCGAACGCTCTTTAATGACCGCCTTACCCTGGCTTTAGCTCAAGCCCATCGTAACCAAGGAAGGTTGGCGGTTATGCTCATGGATTTGGATCGATTTAAAATTATCAATGACACTTTAGGACATGCGGTAGGTGATCAGTTATTGCGAGGAGTTGCCCGGCGATTGATAAACTCTTTACGCGAGGGAGATACCGTAGCCCGTCTGGGAGATGACGAATTTGCGTTTCTGTTGCCGGGTATGGACCAGGTAGAGGATGTGGCAAAAACCGCTCAGAAAATCATTGAAATTCTTAAATCTGCCTTTTATTTCGAAGGTCATGAGCTTCATGTTACGCCCAGCATCGGGATTGCCCTTTATCCTAATGATGGAGAAGATGCTCAGACCTTACTCAAGAACGCAAATACAGCCTTACATCGGGCCAAAGAACAGGGCCGGAACACTTATCAGCTCTATACCCCTGCCATGAATGCTACCGCCTTGGAACGATTAGCTCTGGAAAGTCGGTTATACCGGGCATTAGAGCGGGAAGAATTTGTGATTTATTACCAACCTCAGATAAATATCCATACCGGAAAGGTTGTCGGTGTAGAAGCTCTGGTCCGCTGGCGTCATCCCAAATTAGGTTTGATCCTTCCAGGTAAATTTATCCCGCTGGCAGAAGAGACCGGTTTTATTATACCTCTTGGGGAATGGGTTTTACTGACAGCCTGTGCTCAAAATAAAGCCTGGCAAGATGCCGGTCTTCCTCCTTTGCGCATGGCCGTAAATCTTTCGATAAGTCACTTTAAACGAGAAGATTTAACCAAAATGCTGGCCCAGGTATTAGAAAAGACCGGTCTTCACCCCAGTTATCTGGAGCTGGAATTGACCGAAAGTATTGGCATGGAAAATGTGGAAAGAGCTATTACGAAGTTGCAGGAATTGAAAGCCTTAGGGGTTAAACTTTCCATCGATGATTTTGGAACCGGCTACTCCTCCCTGAGTTATCTCAAACGCTTTCCTATTGATACTTTAAAAATTGATCAATCCTTTGTTCAGCATATTCCTACAAATCCCAATGATGCAGCTATTACAACGGCTATTATTGCCATGGCTCATAGTCTAAACCTGAAGGTCATTGCCGAGGGTGTTGAAACCGAAGAGCAACTGACCTTTTTACGTCCCTATCGCTGTGATGAAATGCAGGGTTTTCTTTTTAGTAAACCTATGCCGGCTGAAGAGTTTATCCAATTCTTTCGAGAAAAAATGACAGACAACCCCCGGTAAGCAGAAAGCAGTAAGGACAACCGGTCAGTTGCCTGTACTAACAGGCCACAGGTAATAGACCATCGTATCAATTTCTGAGAGATGAGGATTTAGCGTCAGAAATTTCCATGGCTATAAAGGCAGGTTTCAAACCTGCTCTTACCCATAGGGATGAACTTTAATATTGAATCGGCAAAGGCAGCTTCTGGACTTTCTACTCCCTTATCTCCTATTCCTTTATCCATGACCCAGAGTTTTTAACATCCCGGGCCATTACGGCCACGCAATCTCCCCTCTCCACCAGACCGGGACCTCGTCTGCAAATCATGAGTCCGTCGCTTTCGGCTCTTACCTCTTCCGGTTCCCAGTCCACGCGGTCTAAAAAATGAACCTGACCGATGGGTTGACCCTTTTTGACTTCTGTACCCAGCTCATAGAAGGATTCGTAGATCCCATCGGCAGGAGACATGACATAGTCTTCCCGGTTGGGTGATTCGACCAGGCGGGTAGGCGGGAGACCCTGGGATTCCCGGGTAGCTATCTCACCGTTTAACAAACCGAAATGGATGAGGACATTACGGGTGCCTACTTCGGCAATTTTCAAAGCAGTCGGGGAAACCTGTCCACTTCCGGCCAGCTCGGTCCCGATAACAATCTTACCCATTTTTTCTGCTTCCTCATTCAGAAGTCCTTCTCCAGCAACCTCCCGCATGAGAAAACCAATAGGGGCATTAAAGACAAGAAGTGCTTCCAACATCTTTTTATACTGATCGGGGTTTTCTACTTTATGCATCAAAGCACAGGGGATAAACTGCATGGAATAACCCCCGGAGTGGAGGTCTAAGATAATATCTGAGATGGGAAGGAGAAAGTGCGTTACATAATGGGCAATAAGGGAGGTCATGGTACCCTGTCTTTCTCCCGGAAAGGATCTGTTCATATTTTTGCCGTCTACAGGCGATAATCGTTTCCCAGCTTTAGCTGCAGGAAAATTCAGAGCCGGAATCAGGATAATCCGACCGTTGACCTCCTCCGGTCTCAAAGATCGGGCCAATTTCATGATACAAACTTGCCCTTCAAACTCATCGCCATGGTTACCGGCAACAATAAGTGCGGTGGGTCCTCGACCGTTTTTAATAACAGTTATGGGTATAAAGAGATTTCCCCATCCTGAGCTATCCCTGGAATGAGGAATTCTTAAATATCCCTGTTGTTTACCTTCCTTGTCGTAATCAATATCTGTGTAAACCTGGGTCTTTATCATTTGTCCATGGCTCATGGTTGTGGGGGTATGGGCATGTGGGAGTGTGGGAGTAAATTCTTCCATACCCCCATACTCCCATACCCCCACACTTCTATGAACCTCCACGTATGGAAAGTCAATAACGAGAAACAACGAATCACAAACCATAAACCGAAGTTAAATATCCAGGATAACCTGGGCCCACCATCCTTCAGAGGTTTTTTTAACCTGAAATTGATGAAGGGTAACGGCTTTTACATCCACCCGGAGATCATGCTTTTCAGGATTTAACTCTTCCCCATATGCTTCTGCTCGAAGCTTAAAACCTTTCTGAGTTTTTTCGATATGGATGTTATCGATCCGGAGGAGGAGCCTTTGGGCGTCTTTATAATAAATCAATTCCTGTAAAAAATTAAACAACAGCAAGTCCAGATTCTCCTCTTCCAGCTCGATACGTCGCTTTTCTCCATCTGCAATGGTGCTCAAATCGGCTACCATGACATTCATCGTCGCATCGGCTGCGGCTTTAAAGAGTTCTTCCGGTGTGGATCCCCACGCCTCAAAGGCTATATCGGCAATAGCTATTTCTTCAAGGTACTTATAAGGCATTTTGAATCTTTTGTGAGGGAACTTCCCTTAAAAGAACCTTACCTCTTCTTTCCTGTTCTTTCCTGCAACTGCAGGAGAAAGGAGGAAAGACTTTTTATCTGAAGGGTATAAAGTTAACCTTTTACATTTCCGATGGGGATGAATCGAGCCACGCGTCGACTGATTCCGGCTCGTTCGGTAGCTTCAACCACCTGATCCACATTTTTATAAGCTCCTCCGGCTTCTTCGGCCAATCCGGCAAACGAAACACTCCGAACATAGATTCCCCGTTGGGCCATCTCTTCTTGAAGTTTTTTACCCTGAAATTGCTTTTTAGCTTTCGTACGGCTCATGGTACGCCCGCTTCCATGCGCCGTGCTGAAAAAAGTCTGAATGCCACTTTCCACACCGGCTAACAAATAGGAGCCGGTTTCCATACTTCCTCCAATAATGACGGGTTGCCCAAACTTTTTATAAATATCTGGAATCCCTTCCATATCAGGACCAAAGGCTCGAGTGGCTCCCTTTCGGTGAACCAATACGTTTCGCACCTCCCCATTAATTTCATATTTCTCTAATTTAGCCGTGTTGTGAGCTACATCATAGACCATATGCATACCTAAATCTTCAGGGCTTCGATGAAGAACGTCTGAAAATACTTCTCGAATTCGATGGAGAATCACCTGACGATTCGCAAAGGAAAGGTTGATGGCACATTTCATGGCGGCAAAGTAATCCTGCCCTTCCGGGGAATGGAAAGGTGCACAGGCCAGTTCACGATCCAGAATTTTGATCTTATATTTGCTTTCCATGACCTTCAAAAAGGCCTGAAGGTAATCGGTAGCTACCTGATGCCCGAAGCCCCGGGAACCACAATGAAACATGATGACCACCTGATTGGGGATGGTAATTCCAAAGGCTTTAGCCAGCTCCGGGTCAAAGATATATTCGGGCTTGGCCACCTGAATTTCCAGGTAGTGGTTTCCGGAACCCAAAGTTCCTACCTGATCTTTCCCCCGCTCGATGGCTTTCTTACTGATTTTTGAGGCATCAGCTCCCTGGATGCACCCATTTTCCTCGGTTCTGGTTAAATCTTCTGCCCATCCTAGGTTATTTTTTATACACCACCGGGCTCCGGTCTCTATCACATGGCAAAATTCATCCTGGGAAAGTTTGATAAACCCGGTACACCCCACCCCGGCCGGAACGCGTTTAAATAAGTTATCCACTAAAGCCTGGAGATGGGGCTTGACTTCCTCGTAGGTTAGATTGGTAAGGACCAGCCGCATTCCACAATTTACATCAAAACCTATTCCTCCCGGTGAAATCACGCCGGTCTCTGCATCCATCGCCGCCACCCCCCCAATGGGAAAACCATAACCCCAGTGGGCATCGGGCATACAGTAAGCATAGTTAAGGATACCCGGTAGCGTAGCAACGTTGGTAATCTGGTCAAAAACCCCTTCATCCATAGAAGTTAAGAGTTCTTCGGTGGCATAAATCCGGGCAGGAACCCGCATTCCTTCTTTATAGGAAGGTGGTATTTCCCAGATGGTGTCCGAAATTTTTTTGATAAATTCGGGAATCGCCATACTCTGACATCTCCTTTTTTCAAAATTTTAATCTTTTTGCTCTCCTATGCTGAGAGTCCTATATTATTATAATATAACATAATCCCTGATACATAAAAAGATCCTAGACCGTTATCTTAAAAGTTTGGAAAAGGAGTTTAAAATGAATCGTAGACAATATGGTTTCCTGGTAATCCTGGTAATCCTCTCCAGCTTCGCAGGTGGAGCTATAGCCTCTCAGGAGCGCAGGCATGTGGCCAATCCTATCCAGCAGATTCAAAAAATTATTGCTTCGGAAGATTTCCTTCTTTTGGATGAGGCCGGTAAGGTTCATGGTAGATGGGGGACATTAGAAAACGACCAACCGGGCTTGTTCTTAAAAGACTTCAACGATAAAGTCAGGGTCATAATCATCTTATCAGAAGCCGGAAGTCCGAGTTTAGCTTTTATAGATGCAACCGGTAAAACCCGGATGAGGATTTCCCTCTCCGATGAAGGAGACCCTAGCCTGGCTTTGATGGATAAGGATGGGGAAGTCTTCTGGGCCACTCCAGAAATCCAAAAGTGATTATTTAGCTTGACAGGTATCTCAGTATCAAGACTCCTTAGATCACCAGGGAGAAACAGGAAAATGAATCTATATCAACTTA is drawn from Candidatus Limnocylindrales bacterium and contains these coding sequences:
- a CDS encoding NifU family protein; this translates as MITVTEVAREKVLELMQKTGKPIKGLRVIAEAKSPLKVEHRLLFIVEGQEQPEDIVVPVEGFDIYIDPQSAQYLENATLDYVDNIMSSGFKIDAPKKLPAHLTGPVAQRIQQLIDTRINPAIAAHGGYVSLIDIKDNVVYVQLGGGCQGCGMVDVTLKQGIEVMIKEEVPEITQVLDVTDHAGGKNPYYQPSK
- a CDS encoding YjhG/YagF family D-xylonate dehydratase, with the protein product MVLNSKVWPDYLQSSEDIFEVRTKAPGPQGMLPFTEEMLRGEPSGNLFAGSQNAGMGWNPARVFGKDMLILSTMGGLRERDGTPVALGYHTGHWELDLLVREAANTLKDLGYIPFATHCTDVCDGRTQGTVGMMDSLAYRNSAAEVLGRLIRSLPNRKGLIGIATCDKGLPAMMMALAAARDLPGILIPGGTTLPPIAGEDAGKVQSIGVRFSHGELTIQEAAQLACSACASPGGGCQFLGTAATSQVIAEALGIALPHSALAPSGEPVWLNLARSSAMALQQLEQKGLTLRHILTPAAFENAMAVHAAFGGSTNLLLHLPAIAHSAGVKRPTVADWARINRIVPRIVDVLPNGPTNYKTVQVFLAGAVPEVMLHLRDLGVLDLDCLTVSGMTVRDNLLWWEESPRRARFREILREQDGVNPDEVIMSPARAKQRGLTSTVVFPQGNLAPEGCVVKSTAIDPSLCKDGVYDHIGPARVFVSEDDAIAAVKSTGPDRIQPGDIIVLICRGPLGAGMPETAQITFALKYTKALKGVALITDGRFSGFSSGPCIGHVGPEALAGGPIGKVLDGDILHIRIDRNQLNGTINLIGEAGSPKESWSVERGHRILAERAPRKDLRPDPHLPLAVKLFAELQLSGGGTWGGCVYDEEAIIQTLRAGRAGREAKQKK
- a CDS encoding EAL domain-containing protein, with amino-acid sequence MKVLLVEDDPLTRRLLETVIRSCGYEVTACADAETAWEIYQQEAHPLIVLDWVLPGMDGLQLCRRMRLLPQGNWSVILIITVRDQVEDLREVLEAGADDYLSKPVDVRLLKVRLAIAERRIRDLLERKRAEEAMRLRDRAIAAASSGIAITDPNQPDNPVIYCNPALERITGYTQAEILGRNLRFLQGPDTDPATISEIRNALREERECWVVLKNYRKDGSPFWNELTIAPVRDEKGRLTHFIGVQTDITQRKRDEETIRHLAYDDALTGLPNRTLFNDRLTLALAQAHRNQGRLAVMLMDLDRFKIINDTLGHAVGDQLLRGVARRLINSLREGDTVARLGDDEFAFLLPGMDQVEDVAKTAQKIIEILKSAFYFEGHELHVTPSIGIALYPNDGEDAQTLLKNANTALHRAKEQGRNTYQLYTPAMNATALERLALESRLYRALEREEFVIYYQPQINIHTGKVVGVEALVRWRHPKLGLILPGKFIPLAEETGFIIPLGEWVLLTACAQNKAWQDAGLPPLRMAVNLSISHFKREDLTKMLAQVLEKTGLHPSYLELELTESIGMENVERAITKLQELKALGVKLSIDDFGTGYSSLSYLKRFPIDTLKIDQSFVQHIPTNPNDAAITTAIIAMAHSLNLKVIAEGVETEEQLTFLRPYRCDEMQGFLFSKPMPAEEFIQFFREKMTDNPR
- a CDS encoding succinylglutamate desuccinylase/aspartoacylase family protein; this translates as MEEFTPTLPHAHTPTTMSHGQMIKTQVYTDIDYDKEGKQQGYLRIPHSRDSSGWGNLFIPITVIKNGRGPTALIVAGNHGDEFEGQVCIMKLARSLRPEEVNGRIILIPALNFPAAKAGKRLSPVDGKNMNRSFPGERQGTMTSLIAHYVTHFLLPISDIILDLHSGGYSMQFIPCALMHKVENPDQYKKMLEALLVFNAPIGFLMREVAGEGLLNEEAEKMGKIVIGTELAGSGQVSPTALKIAEVGTRNVLIHFGLLNGEIATRESQGLPPTRLVESPNREDYVMSPADGIYESFYELGTEVKKGQPIGQVHFLDRVDWEPEEVRAESDGLMICRRGPGLVERGDCVAVMARDVKNSGSWIKE
- a CDS encoding archease, producing MPYKYLEEIAIADIAFEAWGSTPEELFKAAADATMNVMVADLSTIADGEKRRIELEEENLDLLLFNFLQELIYYKDAQRLLLRIDNIHIEKTQKGFKLRAEAYGEELNPEKHDLRVDVKAVTLHQFQVKKTSEGWWAQVILDI
- a CDS encoding RtcB family protein, which translates into the protein MAIPEFIKKISDTIWEIPPSYKEGMRVPARIYATEELLTSMDEGVFDQITNVATLPGILNYAYCMPDAHWGYGFPIGGVAAMDAETGVISPGGIGFDVNCGMRLVLTNLTYEEVKPHLQALVDNLFKRVPAGVGCTGFIKLSQDEFCHVIETGARWCIKNNLGWAEDLTRTEENGCIQGADASKISKKAIERGKDQVGTLGSGNHYLEIQVAKPEYIFDPELAKAFGITIPNQVVIMFHCGSRGFGHQVATDYLQAFLKVMESKYKIKILDRELACAPFHSPEGQDYFAAMKCAINLSFANRQVILHRIREVFSDVLHRSPEDLGMHMVYDVAHNTAKLEKYEINGEVRNVLVHRKGATRAFGPDMEGIPDIYKKFGQPVIIGGSMETGSYLLAGVESGIQTFFSTAHGSGRTMSRTKAKKQFQGKKLQEEMAQRGIYVRSVSFAGLAEEAGGAYKNVDQVVEATERAGISRRVARFIPIGNVKG